A part of Mustela erminea isolate mMusErm1 chromosome 9, mMusErm1.Pri, whole genome shotgun sequence genomic DNA contains:
- the CLDN25 gene encoding putative claudin-25 has translation MAWSLHGKAQLGGLLLSLLGWVCSCVATILPQWKTLSLDLNEMETWVMGLWEVCVNQEEVAVCKAFESFLSLPQELQVSRILMAASHGLGLLGLLLSGFGSECVQLHRIRWVFKRRLCLLGGTLEASAAATTLLPVSWVAYTTVQDFWDNSIPEIVPRWEFGDALYLGWAAGIFLALGGLVLIFSVCLGKEDVPSLQMADPTAPPFYAPADESSASFYLTPRPRNLFI, from the coding sequence ATGGCCTGGAGTCTCCACGGGAAAGCCCAGCTTGGAGgactgctcctctctctcctcggCTGGGTCTGCTCTTGTGTCGCCACCATCCTACCGCAGTGGAAGACTCTCAGTCTGGACCTGAACGAAATGGAGACCTGGGTCATGGGACTTTGGGAGGTCTGCGTGAATCAGGAGGAAGTTGCCGTGTGCAAGGCCTTTGAGTCCTTCTTGTCTCTGCCCCAGGAACTCCAGGTATCCCGCATCCTGATGGCAGCCTCCCACGGGCTGGGGCTACTGGGGCTTCTGCTCTCTGGCTTCGGGTCCGAATGCGTCCAGTTGCACAGGATCAGATGGGTATTTAAAAGACGGCTTTGTCTCCTGGGAGGGACTCTGGAAGCATCAGCTGCAGCCACTACCCTCCTCCCAGTCTCTTGGGTGGCCTACACCACCGTCCAAGACTTCTGGGATAATAGCATCCCTGAGATTGTGCCTCGCTGGGAGTTTGGAGATGCCCTCTACCTGGGCTGGGCTGCTGGAATTTTCCTGGCCCTCGGTGGGTTAGTCCTCATCTTCTCAGTGTGTCTGGGAAAAGAAGATGTGCCCTCCCTCCAGATGGCTGACCCTACAGCCCCACCATTCTATGCCCCAGCGGACGAGTCCAGTGCCTCCTTCTATCTAACACCAAGACCCAGGAACCTATTCATCTAG